The proteins below come from a single Pieris brassicae chromosome 1, ilPieBrab1.1, whole genome shotgun sequence genomic window:
- the LOC123720875 gene encoding chymotrypsinogen A-like — MLTIVFFIITLAHTKCEVDRRIITTLRYSKSYVKPFVVNGKPAEVGEVPYLVSIKEPTRRLGHGRIIWRNLCGGSIIDELRVLTAAHCFEGNHFYYYRHPELLRIVAGNLRTDLTHSGRTETTIISQWRNIDRVILHRHFNFPDNDIALVFANVKWSFIRNVDYIVPASVNKDYPQTCRSAGFGRIGHQLSDMVSPSLLVAQIYVLTRWHCTKMWEMNMNSFVCTDSSVTDISRGDSGGPLACRGTLDPQEENQRELLVGVVSGKNFDKTSIYTRVSAYRDWIDRNGSVIILHNLFVALITLLIVIYDFFSFQLIIICELSRLALWCAVVAFFANCVNGAPAQLCTAAAENDPRAARFCQALNTFLELYAEAAGEQVPEYQALVRDYPQLLDSGMKRQDVVHSFLRFGRRR; from the exons ATGCTTACAATAGTATTCTTTATTATCACATTAGCGCACACAAAATGCGAAGTAGATCGCCGTATAATAACTACTTTACGGTATTCAAAATCTTACGTAAAACCATTCGTTGTGAATGGAAAGCCGGCTGAGGTCGGTGAGGTACCTTACCTAGTGTCGATCAAAGAGCCAACAAGGAGACTCGGACATGGTAGAATTATTTGGAGGAATCTCTGTGGAGGCAGCATCATAGATGAACTTCGAGTTTTGACAGCCGCACATTGCTTTGAAGGGAATCACTTCTACTATTATAGGCACCCGGAATTGTTACGAATCGTCGCAGGCAATTTACGCACTGATTTGACGCATTCTGGACGTACAGAGACTACTATTATAAGCCAATGGAGGAATATTGACAGAGTTATTCTGCACAGGCACTTCAACTTCCCCGACAATGATATCGCTCTGGTGTTTGCTAATGTCAAATGGAGTTTTATACGTAACGTGGACTACATTGTACCAGCTAGTGTCAATAAAGATTACCCCCAAACGTGTAGATCAGCTGGGTTTGGTAGGATTGGTCACCAGTTGAGTGATATGGTATCTCCTTCACTTCTTGTTGCACAAATCTACGTTCTCACTAGATGGCACTGTACTAAAATGTGGGAGATGAATATGAACTCTTTTGTATGTACGGATTCGTCCGTCACAGATATTTCTAGGGGCGATTCTGGGGGGCCATTGGCATGTAGAGGAACTTTGGATCCCCAAGAGGAAAACCAGAGAGAATTGTTGGTGGGAGTTGTAAGTGGCAagaattttgataaaacatcTATTTATACACGAGTTTCTGCGTATAGGGATTGGATTGATAGAAATGGAagtgttattatattacacaATCTGTTTGTGGCTTTAATTACACTTTTGATAGTAATATATGACTTCTTTTCATTCCAACTTATAAT aatcTGTGAACTCTCCCGCCTAGCGCTTTGGTGCGCGGTGGTAGCGTTTTTCGCTAACTGCGTAAACGGTGCACCGGCGCAACTGTGTACTGCAGCAGCTGAAAACGACCCGAGGGCTGCGCGCTTCTGTCAGGCACTTAACACCTTCCTGGAGTTATATGCCGAGGCAGCTGGCGAACAAGTGCCTGAATACCAAG cCCTAGTTCGTGACTACCCTCAACTGTTGGACTCCGGCATGAAGAGGCAAGACGTCGTCCACTCCTTCCTTCGTTTTGGCCGCAGGCGCTGA